In Desulfomonile tiedjei DSM 6799, a genomic segment contains:
- the bioD gene encoding dethiobiotin synthase: MRPFKGLFVTGTDTGVGKTVISTILVRLARRRGVNAVGIKPVETGCNWRDGVLHPEDGALLTAASDNEISLDDVTPFRFSLPASPARAAAMEGRKLMLSDIVGHISAIAESSELVIVEGAGGLMVPIQENLMMIDLIERLGFPVILVARMRIGTINHTLLSVSALEARSLGIAGIVLSCSSREFGPEEEHTAGDIARLVKHIPVAVTPFLDENDLANPDSVTDVIQSSWPEEFLSRLLG, translated from the coding sequence ATGCGACCTTTTAAAGGATTGTTTGTTACCGGAACAGATACCGGTGTAGGCAAGACAGTCATCAGCACGATCCTGGTGAGACTCGCGAGACGCAGAGGCGTGAACGCCGTCGGCATTAAGCCCGTTGAAACCGGATGCAATTGGCGAGATGGTGTTTTACATCCCGAGGATGGCGCATTGTTGACCGCTGCATCCGACAATGAGATTTCGCTGGACGACGTTACTCCGTTCAGGTTTTCTTTGCCTGCATCTCCTGCACGAGCCGCTGCAATGGAAGGGCGAAAACTGATGCTGTCGGACATTGTGGGGCATATTTCAGCGATTGCGGAATCATCGGAATTGGTAATCGTAGAGGGTGCCGGCGGTCTGATGGTTCCGATTCAGGAAAATCTCATGATGATCGACCTGATTGAGCGTCTTGGATTTCCTGTGATCCTGGTCGCCCGTATGCGGATCGGTACGATTAACCATACGCTCTTGAGCGTGTCCGCTCTTGAAGCGAGATCGCTCGGTATAGCGGGCATTGTGCTGTCGTGCTCGTCCAGGGAATTCGGTCCGGAAGAAGAACACACTGCAGGAGACATTGCACGGCTGGTGAAACACATACCCGTGGCGGTCACCCCTTTCTTGGATGAAAATGATCTGGCAAATCCGGATTCCGTTACAGATGTCATTCAGTCGTCATGGCCCGAGGAGTTTCTTTCCCGACTGCTTGGCTGA
- a CDS encoding Glu/Leu/Phe/Val family dehydrogenase, producing MNSPEKPAESGKHAPFSISGYLTNRQPNGDNLYANALVQFDKAVAHLNLKQGVIEAMRFPKRELSVSFPVEMDNRDIKIFRGYRVHHSIAKGPTKGGIRYSADVTLDEVRALAMWMTWKCALMNLPYGGAKGGVVVDPKSLSSRELERLTRRYATEISILMGPESDIPAPDMGTSPQVMAWIMDTYSMHRGFSVPAVVTGKPVEIGGSLGRTEATGRGVAVTILESLKLKNLNPGSITVAVQGFGNVGSIATKLVHDMGMKVIAASSSKGGVINRSGLSPSHLIKYYDESKGLTGFPEGDFISNEELLTLDCDVLVAAATENQITARNVNKVKARIIAEGANGPTTPEADEVLNANGAFIIPDVLCNAGGVTVSYLEWVQDLQSFFWPVEEINRKLTTLMLKAFQSVMECAESYGVSTREAAQILAIQRVADAIVIRGIYP from the coding sequence ATGAATTCGCCTGAAAAGCCTGCTGAGAGCGGCAAACACGCTCCTTTTTCCATATCCGGCTACTTGACGAATCGTCAACCCAATGGAGACAACCTGTACGCAAATGCGCTCGTTCAATTCGACAAAGCAGTAGCGCATTTGAACCTCAAACAGGGAGTCATCGAAGCCATGCGTTTTCCCAAACGCGAGCTGTCCGTCTCTTTTCCGGTGGAAATGGATAATCGTGATATCAAGATTTTCCGCGGTTACCGCGTGCATCACTCGATTGCAAAAGGCCCTACCAAAGGCGGCATACGCTACTCTGCCGACGTGACGCTGGATGAGGTTCGAGCGCTTGCCATGTGGATGACCTGGAAATGCGCTCTCATGAACCTGCCTTACGGTGGGGCAAAAGGGGGAGTCGTAGTCGATCCCAAATCACTTTCCTCTCGGGAACTTGAGCGGCTGACTCGAAGGTATGCGACGGAAATCAGCATTCTCATGGGACCTGAAAGCGACATCCCTGCTCCGGATATGGGCACCAGTCCTCAGGTTATGGCCTGGATCATGGACACCTACTCTATGCATCGGGGTTTTTCAGTGCCTGCAGTTGTCACCGGAAAACCTGTGGAAATAGGGGGCTCTCTGGGGCGCACCGAGGCAACCGGACGCGGCGTTGCCGTCACGATCCTTGAAAGCCTCAAACTCAAGAATTTGAATCCGGGGTCTATAACCGTAGCTGTCCAGGGCTTCGGGAATGTAGGGTCAATTGCCACAAAGCTCGTTCATGACATGGGCATGAAGGTAATTGCGGCTTCGAGTTCCAAGGGAGGAGTCATCAACAGATCCGGCCTGAGTCCATCGCATCTCATCAAGTACTACGACGAATCCAAAGGACTTACCGGTTTTCCTGAGGGCGATTTCATCAGCAATGAGGAGCTGCTTACGTTGGATTGCGACGTGCTCGTGGCAGCGGCAACAGAAAACCAGATTACTGCGCGCAACGTGAACAAAGTCAAGGCAAGAATCATTGCAGAAGGAGCTAACGGTCCTACTACTCCGGAGGCGGATGAAGTGTTGAATGCAAACGGAGCTTTCATCATCCCCGATGTACTGTGCAATGCCGGCGGAGTCACCGTCAGCTATTTGGAATGGGTCCAGGACCTGCAATCATTCTTCTGGCCCGTTGAGGAGATCAACCGCAAGTTGACCACACTCATGCTTAAAGCATTCCAGAGCGTAATGGAGTGTGCCGAATCGTATGGGGTATCGACAAGGGAAGCTGCCCAGATACTCGCGATTCAGCGCGTTGCCGATGCAATTGTCATCAGGGGCATTTATCCTTAA
- the hypE gene encoding hydrogenase expression/formation protein HypE, translating into MPKKSNGRVLLGHGGGGKMTGRLIRDVILPRLDRGALGPLPDSVVLNGLGSSIAYTTDSFVVSPLFFPGGNIGSLSVHGTCNDLACSGARPLFLSLGLILEEGFPLEQLDSIVTSIAAAADDAGVQIVTGDTKVVPKGSADGIFINTSGIGKLETDIRLSPSCIVEGDEIIVSGPVGNHGMAVMLSRAEFSFDFDLKSDSASIWPLAERLLELGDGLKFLRDPTRGGIAATLNEIAASTGKGVRVTETAIPVDESVAAAAEILGIDPFQAANEGKIVAVVGKGLGSKALELLGDSPLARDAAVIGEITTTNPSKVVMITRIGGSRIMAEPSGELLPRIC; encoded by the coding sequence ATGCCAAAAAAGAGCAACGGAAGAGTTCTCCTCGGCCATGGCGGGGGAGGAAAAATGACGGGTCGGCTCATTCGCGATGTGATACTGCCGAGATTGGACCGAGGCGCACTCGGACCGTTGCCGGATTCAGTCGTTCTCAACGGGCTTGGCAGTAGCATTGCGTACACTACCGATTCCTTCGTGGTTTCCCCGCTCTTTTTCCCCGGAGGCAATATCGGTTCCCTCTCCGTTCACGGAACCTGCAACGATCTCGCATGCTCCGGGGCGCGGCCATTGTTCCTGTCGCTTGGCCTTATCCTGGAAGAAGGATTTCCTCTGGAGCAGCTTGACTCGATTGTCACCTCAATAGCTGCTGCCGCAGACGATGCAGGTGTCCAAATAGTTACCGGTGATACGAAGGTTGTTCCGAAAGGCAGTGCTGACGGCATCTTCATCAATACCTCAGGAATCGGAAAGTTGGAAACCGATATTCGACTTTCCCCATCCTGTATTGTCGAAGGTGATGAGATCATCGTGAGCGGTCCGGTGGGAAATCACGGCATGGCAGTTATGCTCAGCCGCGCAGAATTCTCCTTCGATTTTGACTTGAAATCCGACTCTGCTTCCATATGGCCCCTTGCCGAGCGTCTTCTCGAGCTTGGTGACGGACTCAAGTTTCTTCGCGATCCCACCCGGGGAGGAATTGCGGCAACCCTGAACGAAATAGCCGCGTCAACGGGCAAAGGCGTGCGAGTGACTGAAACCGCTATACCTGTGGACGAATCCGTTGCTGCTGCAGCGGAAATACTGGGAATCGACCCGTTTCAGGCTGCCAACGAAGGAAAAATCGTTGCCGTTGTGGGAAAAGGTCTTGGCTCTAAGGCTCTGGAACTCCTGGGAGATTCTCCCCTGGCGAGAGATGCGGCAGTAATCGGTGAAATCACCACAACAAACCCGTCGAAAGTGGTCATGATCACCCGAATCGGCGGTTCCAGAATCATGGCCGAACCCTCAGGCGAACTGCTCCCCCGCATCTGCTGA
- the hypD gene encoding hydrogenase formation protein HypD has product MIPNQEQQAAQALVREIKNLAGKYAKRMRFMEVCGTHTMAIHAAGLKSLFPDNISLVSGPGCPVCVTEKHFIDHAILLAKKYDATVVTFGDLVRVPGSTGSLASWRSEGGSVRVIYSPLDSIEVALSQLPRPAVFLGVGFETTIPTVAATLKAAQARGVENLFVLPAFKTIHQPLKILAEQQDLNGFLLPGHVSAIIGSDCYRYLSEDFGKPGVIAGFEPLDILLAVRDLVRMTLEKSPAILNDYQRVVRHHGNPVARQIMNEVFEPADASWRGLGMIPRSGLAFRESYARFDAAARFPVEVPESKDDPRCLCAAILTGSRTPDRCGLFGKECTPEEPVGPCMVSSEGTCAAYYKYGAV; this is encoded by the coding sequence GTGATTCCGAACCAGGAACAACAAGCAGCACAGGCGCTTGTTCGAGAGATCAAGAACCTGGCAGGAAAATACGCGAAACGCATGCGATTCATGGAAGTATGCGGTACACATACCATGGCGATCCATGCCGCCGGCCTCAAGAGTCTCTTTCCCGATAACATCAGCCTGGTTTCAGGGCCGGGTTGCCCGGTGTGCGTCACGGAGAAGCACTTCATAGATCACGCGATACTTCTGGCTAAAAAATACGACGCAACTGTGGTGACTTTCGGCGATCTCGTGCGAGTCCCCGGTTCAACCGGATCGCTCGCTTCGTGGCGCTCCGAAGGCGGCTCCGTTAGAGTTATATATTCACCTCTGGATTCTATCGAAGTTGCATTGTCGCAGTTGCCGAGACCGGCCGTTTTTCTGGGGGTAGGCTTCGAGACGACTATTCCGACGGTTGCCGCAACACTCAAAGCAGCACAGGCAAGAGGTGTTGAAAACCTCTTTGTGCTCCCGGCATTCAAGACAATCCATCAGCCTCTCAAGATACTTGCAGAACAGCAAGACCTGAACGGTTTTCTCCTTCCCGGTCACGTGTCCGCAATCATCGGATCGGACTGTTACCGGTATTTGTCGGAAGACTTCGGCAAGCCGGGAGTAATCGCCGGCTTCGAGCCTTTGGACATTCTCCTGGCGGTCCGTGATCTTGTTCGCATGACGCTGGAGAAGAGCCCGGCAATATTGAACGATTATCAGCGGGTTGTTCGCCACCACGGTAATCCCGTTGCTCGGCAGATTATGAACGAAGTGTTCGAACCTGCGGATGCATCGTGGCGTGGCCTGGGAATGATTCCGAGGAGCGGCCTCGCTTTCCGCGAGTCTTACGCCAGATTTGACGCTGCTGCACGATTTCCTGTGGAAGTGCCAGAAAGCAAAGATGATCCACGGTGTCTCTGTGCCGCAATCCTTACCGGGTCCAGAACTCCCGACCGATGTGGATTGTTCGGCAAAGAATGCACGCCGGAAGAGCCGGTAGGACCGTGCATGGTATCGTCGGAAGGAACATGCGCCGCGTATTACAAGTACGGAGCGGTCTGA
- a CDS encoding HypC/HybG/HupF family hydrogenase formation chaperone, with amino-acid sequence MCLAVPMKLVELTGEGIGKVDSGGVKIDVSLAMLPHAQIGDYLIVHAGFGIEVLDEQEAAIRLDLFRELAAATANMEDA; translated from the coding sequence ATGTGTTTGGCTGTTCCCATGAAACTGGTAGAACTCACCGGAGAAGGAATCGGCAAGGTCGATTCCGGAGGCGTGAAGATTGACGTGAGCCTTGCCATGCTTCCTCACGCCCAAATTGGCGATTATTTGATCGTACATGCAGGTTTCGGCATTGAAGTGCTGGACGAGCAGGAAGCGGCGATACGCCTGGATCTTTTCCGAGAGCTGGCCGCTGCCACTGCAAATATGGAGGATGCGTGA
- a CDS encoding IS110 family transposase, whose product MHEEVFVGIDISKDQLDAHVLPKGMHTTVKNDTQGIDSLIEILHAETPMVIVMEATGGYEITVAAQLGLAGLPIAVVNPGQVRDFAKGIGKLAKTDAIDAYVLARFAQTVRPIPKPLPTEDEKQIKELVTRRKQLVDLRASEKNRLHRARSNRVQRSIQTVIAALDKEIEDIDKDVDDLIRKSPLWRETEELLRTFKGVGPITARVLMAKLPELGHVSRHEISRLVGLAPLNKDSGKKKGKREISGGRADVRSTLYMAAVAAITSNVVIKPFYQRLIEAGKPFKVAITACMRKMIVILNAMLKKKQPFQVVFP is encoded by the coding sequence ATGCATGAAGAAGTTTTTGTTGGCATAGATATCTCTAAAGATCAGTTGGATGCGCATGTGCTGCCAAAAGGCATGCACACCACCGTCAAGAATGACACTCAAGGCATCGACTCGCTGATTGAGATCCTCCACGCAGAGACCCCCATGGTAATCGTGATGGAAGCCACCGGAGGCTACGAGATAACCGTTGCGGCCCAGTTAGGTCTCGCCGGCCTGCCGATCGCTGTCGTCAACCCTGGTCAGGTGCGGGACTTTGCTAAAGGCATCGGAAAACTCGCCAAGACAGACGCCATCGATGCTTATGTGCTGGCACGCTTTGCCCAAACGGTTAGGCCCATACCGAAGCCGCTGCCAACGGAGGACGAAAAGCAAATCAAGGAACTCGTAACACGTCGAAAGCAGCTTGTTGATTTGCGTGCATCAGAAAAGAATCGCCTCCATCGAGCCCGTTCCAATCGCGTGCAGCGCAGCATTCAAACGGTCATAGCAGCCCTAGATAAGGAAATCGAAGACATCGATAAAGATGTCGATGACCTTATCAGGAAATCGCCTCTGTGGCGTGAAACAGAGGAACTCCTCCGAACCTTCAAAGGCGTGGGCCCCATAACTGCCAGAGTGCTCATGGCAAAACTGCCCGAACTGGGACATGTCAGCCGTCATGAAATCAGTCGCCTCGTCGGCCTGGCGCCTCTCAACAAAGACAGCGGAAAGAAGAAAGGCAAGCGCGAGATTTCGGGTGGACGGGCGGATGTACGCTCAACCCTGTATATGGCTGCAGTCGCGGCCATAACGTCCAATGTAGTCATCAAGCCTTTCTATCAACGCCTCATTGAGGCTGGAAAACCTTTCAAGGTTGCCATCACGGCTTGTATGCGTAAGATGATCGTCATCCTAAACGCAATGCTCAAGAAAAAACAGCCTTTCCAGGTAGTTTTTCCTTGA
- the hypF gene encoding carbamoyltransferase HypF, which translates to MPRTVRKHIVLTGILQGIGCRPTVYRVALRLRLAGWVVNTTQGVQIEIEGPESQCDRFLKELTQAIPLPGRIDATTVQDVPPKGESDFRIEASIQGERTVTPIPPDTATCGECVSELFDPENRRFLYPFTTCTLCGPRFTVVRSFPYDRERTSMADFTMCPQCAAEYSTPEDRRFHSQTNCCPDCGPKLWLTDSGGEPISGDPISRAVELLMRGKVLGIKGIGGFHLACDALNPEAVDLLRQRKGRAEKPFAVMMPDIATVERYCIVTESERDLLTSPVAPIVLMQKGAEQTAENVAPFVGTLGVMLPYSPIHHLLFRPPDIPPDRRPEVLVMTSGNRSEEPIARDNEEALDRLHDLVDAFLFHDREIVLRTDDSILRVIAGNPTVFRRSRGLVPGEFRVPRIGSGLNEKDDSLAPVILAAGGDLKNAAAVIKGDRLVPGPHVGDLASPVGQDYFLQSVRVLTEYLEAEPGIVAVDPHPEYFSSTLASETELVVDEVFHHHAHAVSLLFQHGLSGPAIFAVFDGTGYGTDGTIWGGEFLIADRRNFSRAGHLSLFPLPGGEAAIREPIRILAGLLAQDGELRSEFGPLLGSHINKAPLWLEAVRKRLNSPYTSSAGRLFDAAAAVAGFHRHVTFEGQAAMWLEALADPHETGEYPIRFLGDDPLIADSAALIMEAARDMLSGTAQSRIAARFHNSMARLITRALLEFSQRTGLETVGLTGGCFQNKLLTERTVELLRETNLHALLHSSIPPNDGGIAAGQALSALSRLA; encoded by the coding sequence ATGCCTCGAACGGTTCGAAAACACATAGTTCTTACAGGTATTCTCCAGGGAATAGGTTGCAGGCCGACGGTCTATCGTGTTGCTCTGCGGCTGCGCCTGGCGGGATGGGTTGTGAACACCACCCAGGGGGTACAGATTGAAATCGAAGGCCCTGAATCACAGTGCGATCGATTTCTCAAAGAACTCACCCAAGCCATTCCATTGCCCGGTCGCATCGACGCCACGACGGTTCAGGATGTTCCTCCCAAAGGCGAGTCGGATTTCCGCATAGAAGCGAGCATCCAAGGCGAACGCACGGTTACTCCTATTCCGCCCGATACAGCTACCTGTGGTGAATGCGTGTCAGAGCTGTTCGATCCTGAAAACCGCAGATTCTTGTATCCTTTCACTACCTGCACACTCTGCGGTCCGAGATTTACTGTGGTGCGCTCGTTTCCGTACGATCGGGAACGTACGAGCATGGCGGATTTTACCATGTGTCCTCAGTGTGCAGCAGAATACTCCACACCGGAAGACCGCAGATTCCATTCCCAGACCAATTGCTGTCCGGATTGCGGGCCAAAGCTTTGGCTTACCGATTCCGGTGGCGAACCGATTTCCGGAGACCCGATTTCACGGGCAGTAGAACTCCTCATGCGAGGAAAGGTCCTCGGGATCAAAGGAATAGGAGGATTTCATCTGGCCTGCGATGCACTGAATCCGGAGGCGGTGGATCTTCTCAGGCAGAGAAAAGGACGTGCGGAGAAACCCTTTGCTGTTATGATGCCTGACATAGCGACGGTGGAACGATACTGCATAGTAACCGAATCCGAAAGGGACCTGCTGACTTCTCCAGTGGCGCCGATTGTGCTGATGCAGAAGGGCGCGGAACAGACCGCCGAAAATGTTGCTCCATTTGTGGGCACGCTGGGAGTAATGCTTCCGTATTCACCGATTCATCATTTGCTGTTTCGTCCTCCGGATATTCCTCCGGACCGCAGACCTGAAGTCCTGGTGATGACCTCCGGTAATCGTTCCGAAGAGCCCATAGCCCGGGACAATGAGGAAGCGCTCGATCGATTGCACGATCTGGTGGATGCATTTTTGTTCCACGACAGGGAAATCGTGCTCAGAACCGATGATTCTATACTTCGCGTTATAGCAGGCAATCCGACTGTGTTCAGAAGATCCAGAGGTCTGGTTCCCGGCGAATTCAGGGTGCCACGGATCGGGTCAGGCTTGAATGAAAAGGATGACTCCTTGGCTCCCGTGATTCTGGCGGCGGGTGGAGATCTCAAAAATGCCGCTGCGGTGATTAAAGGCGACCGGCTCGTACCGGGTCCCCATGTGGGCGATTTGGCTTCTCCTGTGGGACAGGATTATTTTCTCCAGTCAGTTCGAGTTCTTACAGAATACCTTGAGGCTGAGCCCGGAATAGTCGCAGTGGACCCGCATCCCGAGTATTTCAGCAGCACCCTGGCTTCCGAAACGGAACTTGTTGTGGATGAAGTCTTCCATCATCATGCGCATGCTGTCAGCCTGTTGTTTCAGCATGGATTATCCGGCCCTGCTATTTTTGCTGTCTTTGACGGGACAGGTTACGGCACGGATGGAACCATCTGGGGCGGGGAATTTCTCATCGCGGACCGGAGAAATTTTAGCAGAGCAGGGCATCTGAGCCTGTTTCCGCTTCCGGGTGGGGAAGCTGCAATTCGGGAACCCATCCGCATACTAGCAGGTTTACTTGCTCAAGATGGGGAATTGCGGTCTGAATTCGGCCCGCTTCTGGGATCGCATATCAACAAGGCGCCACTCTGGTTGGAAGCAGTACGGAAAAGGTTGAATTCGCCTTACACCTCGTCAGCGGGGCGTCTCTTCGACGCTGCTGCCGCTGTTGCGGGATTTCATAGGCACGTAACCTTCGAAGGACAAGCGGCAATGTGGCTGGAAGCGCTGGCTGATCCTCACGAAACCGGCGAATATCCCATTCGTTTTCTTGGAGACGACCCCCTCATCGCAGACAGCGCAGCCTTGATTATGGAAGCTGCACGGGATATGCTCTCCGGAACGGCACAGAGCCGTATTGCGGCTCGCTTCCATAACAGTATGGCTCGGCTGATCACCCGTGCTCTCCTGGAGTTTTCACAGCGGACCGGGCTGGAAACGGTGGGGCTCACCGGCGGATGTTTTCAGAATAAGCTACTTACGGAGCGCACCGTGGAACTGCTGCGTGAGACGAATCTGCACGCGCTCCTGCATAGTTCCATACCGCCCAACGATGGAGGAATTGCAGCAGGGCAGGCCTTGTCAGCGCTTTCGAGATTGGCTTAG
- the trpE gene encoding anthranilate synthase component I, which yields MITPDFTEFERLSVAGNLIPMCTEIPGDLNTPVSAFMKIDDGKSSFLLESVEGGERWARYSCLGAQPRTIVRAKQGRIEITRDNGTTEQAVSDDPTRIVRKLLDEFKPVRVPGVPEFFGGAIGFLGYDMVRHFERIPRLSRPDLGFYDACFMLTRDMVLFDNLEHKIMLMTAVNPEEHASLPAAYEHGLQRLQDLKDKLDGPIPMRPAQEGCTNGNDFQSTISKEDFEKMVLVAKEHIVAGDIIQVVLSQRFQGHIDYDPVDVYRGLRIVNPSPYMFFLRFGDEVLAGSSPEVMVRLRDGNAVVRPIAGTRPRGESPEHDAELERELLNDEKELAEHVMLVDLARNDLGRIARPGTVRVDEFKIVERYSHVMHMVSNVRAAVADGYDAFDVLRATFPAGTLSGAPKIRAMEIIEYLEPEHRGPYGGCAGYFSYSGAMDMGITIRTVTMKGSTAYFQSGAGIVADSVPELEYLETLKKAEAMKKALKMASNLNGRLK from the coding sequence ATGATCACACCCGATTTCACCGAATTTGAGAGACTCAGCGTCGCCGGCAATCTCATCCCCATGTGCACCGAGATACCCGGGGATTTGAATACTCCGGTTTCCGCGTTCATGAAGATCGATGATGGGAAAAGCTCTTTTCTCCTGGAAAGCGTCGAAGGTGGCGAACGCTGGGCACGATATTCCTGTCTTGGCGCACAGCCGAGAACGATCGTCAGAGCTAAACAAGGTCGGATCGAAATTACCAGGGACAACGGTACAACGGAACAGGCGGTTTCAGACGATCCCACAAGAATCGTCAGAAAGCTGCTGGATGAATTCAAGCCGGTCCGAGTGCCAGGAGTGCCCGAGTTTTTCGGCGGAGCAATCGGATTCCTGGGCTATGACATGGTGCGTCACTTTGAACGTATTCCCCGTCTCTCCCGTCCGGATCTCGGATTTTACGATGCATGTTTCATGCTTACCCGAGACATGGTCCTCTTCGATAATCTCGAACACAAGATCATGCTGATGACTGCGGTAAACCCCGAAGAACATGCTTCACTCCCGGCAGCTTACGAGCATGGACTCCAGAGGCTCCAGGATCTCAAGGATAAGCTCGACGGCCCCATTCCCATGCGCCCCGCTCAGGAAGGCTGCACCAACGGCAACGATTTTCAATCCACTATTTCCAAGGAGGATTTCGAAAAGATGGTCCTTGTGGCCAAAGAGCACATAGTGGCCGGGGACATCATTCAGGTGGTCCTGTCTCAAAGATTCCAGGGACATATCGATTACGATCCTGTGGACGTGTACAGAGGGCTCCGCATCGTCAACCCCTCGCCGTACATGTTCTTCCTCCGTTTTGGCGACGAAGTCCTGGCGGGTTCGTCACCAGAGGTCATGGTTCGGCTGCGTGATGGAAATGCAGTGGTACGACCCATTGCCGGGACTCGGCCCAGAGGTGAATCACCGGAGCACGACGCCGAATTGGAAAGGGAGCTTCTGAACGATGAGAAGGAATTGGCCGAACACGTGATGCTGGTCGACCTCGCTAGAAACGACCTCGGACGCATAGCCCGTCCGGGGACGGTCCGAGTGGATGAGTTCAAGATCGTCGAACGCTATTCGCATGTGATGCACATGGTCTCGAACGTTCGAGCAGCCGTTGCTGACGGTTACGACGCCTTTGACGTGCTCCGGGCAACATTTCCCGCAGGAACACTCTCCGGCGCTCCCAAGATTAGGGCCATGGAGATTATCGAATACCTGGAACCGGAACATCGGGGCCCGTACGGAGGGTGCGCCGGGTACTTCTCCTATTCCGGGGCCATGGACATGGGCATCACGATTCGGACCGTCACGATGAAAGGTTCCACTGCATACTTCCAGTCCGGGGCTGGAATTGTCGCCGATTCGGTCCCGGAGCTGGAATACCTCGAAACGCTCAAAAAAGCCGAAGCAATGAAAAAAGCACTGAAAATGGCTTCAAACCTGAATGGGAGGCTCAAATGA
- a CDS encoding anthranilate synthase component II — translation MILVIDNYDSFTFNLVQYFQELGKEVQVLRNDKVSLKQIVESDPEAVVISPGPGGPEEAGISLDVIKGLGDRIPILGVCLGHQAIAAAFGGKVVRASRLMHGKTSPVFTKGTGLFFGMEIPFDACRYHSLIVDEESLPSCLEITACTDRDEIMGIRHTEFPIEGVQFHPESILTPDGKRILSNFLEMTRDFHEKKANGNSGKHIFGTPEMEREHAQRSN, via the coding sequence ATGATTCTGGTTATAGATAATTACGATTCCTTCACTTTTAATCTTGTTCAGTATTTCCAGGAACTTGGAAAGGAAGTCCAGGTGCTGCGCAATGATAAGGTCAGCCTGAAGCAAATTGTGGAATCCGACCCTGAGGCAGTGGTGATCTCTCCCGGCCCGGGCGGACCGGAAGAGGCGGGGATTTCGCTTGATGTGATCAAGGGTCTTGGTGACCGCATTCCGATACTCGGGGTTTGTCTCGGACACCAGGCTATAGCCGCTGCTTTCGGCGGCAAAGTGGTGAGAGCTTCACGGCTTATGCACGGGAAAACCTCCCCCGTATTTACCAAAGGCACAGGGTTGTTCTTCGGGATGGAAATCCCTTTTGACGCGTGCCGTTACCACAGCCTCATTGTGGATGAGGAGAGCCTGCCATCCTGCCTTGAAATCACCGCATGTACCGACAGGGACGAGATCATGGGAATCAGGCACACAGAGTTTCCCATTGAGGGAGTGCAGTTTCACCCGGAGTCCATTCTTACTCCGGACGGCAAACGGATACTTTCTAACTTCTTAGAAATGACTCGGGATTTTCACGAGAAGAAGGCCAACGGGAATTCGGGCAAACACATATTCGGAACACCTGAAATGGAGAGGGAACATGCTCAAAGAAGCAATTAA